The proteins below come from a single Miscanthus floridulus cultivar M001 chromosome 1, ASM1932011v1, whole genome shotgun sequence genomic window:
- the LOC136537834 gene encoding SPX domain-containing protein 3 isoform X2, whose product MKFGKRLKKQVEESLPEWRDKFLAYKRLKRLVRLVSASGSSPRRHRGSAAEAAFLRLLDAEVDRFNAFFLEREEDFVIRHRARSTFSFCLHSDPPSIRELKEMAKKVAEDALRRRPLSAAETRSVRKEIVDLHGEMVLLLNYSAINYTGLAKILKKYDKRTGRLLRLPFIEKVLGQPFFATELISRLVRECEATMEAVFEASRGHAGASAGTAPVAAVAAADQGIFRNTVAALVTMGELRSGSSTYGHFSLPPMAPPESDLLRCGCVQVAAGPVSI is encoded by the exons ATGAAGTTTGGCAAGAGGCTCAAGAAGCAGGTGGAGGAGAGCCTCCCGGAGTGGAGAGACAAGTTCCTGGCGTACAAGCGCCTCAAGAGGCTCGTCCGCCTCGTCTCGGCGTCTGGCTCCTCGCCCCGCCGCCACAGGGGCAGCGCTGCCGAGGCCGCCTTCCTCCGCCTGCTCGACGCCGAGGTCGACCGGTTCAACGCCTTCTTCCTGGAGCGGGAGGAGGACTTCGTCATACGGCACAGGGCACGTTCGACCTTCTCCTTCTGCCTGCACTCCGATCCCCCCTCCATACGC gagctgaaggagatggccAAGAAGGTGGCCGAGGACGCGCTGCGGCGGCGGCCGTTGTCGGCAGCGGAGACGAGGAGTGTGCGCAAGGAGATCGTGGACCTGCACGGGGAGATGGTACTGCTGCTCAACTATAGCGCCATCAACTACACAG GGCTGGCAAAGATCCTCAAGAAGTACGACAAGCGCACCGGGCGGCTCCTGCGGCTGCCCTTCATCGAGAAGGTGCTCGGGCAGCCCTTCTTCGCCACGGAGCTCATCTCCAGGCTCGTCCGCGAGTGCGAGGCCACCATGGAGGCCGTGTTCGAGGCCAGCAGAGGCCACGCCGGCGCGTCGGCAGGGACGGCCCCCGTGGCCGCAGTAGCAGCCGCCGATCAGGGCATCTTCCGGAACACCGTGGCCGCGCTGGTGACCATGGGCGAGCTCCGTAGCGGGAGCTCCACGTACGGCCACTTCTCGCTGCCACCGATGGCCCCACCGGAGTCCGACCTCCTGCGGTGCGGGTGCGTCCAGGTCGCCGCCGGTCCAGTGTCCATCTGA
- the LOC136537834 gene encoding SPX domain-containing protein 3 isoform X3, whose protein sequence is MKFGKRLKKQVEESLPEWRDKFLAYKRLKRLVRLVSASGSSPRRHRGSAAEAAFLRLLDAEVDRFNAFFLEREEDFVIRHRELKEMAKKVAEDALRRRPLSAAETRSVRKEIVDLHGEMVLLLNYSAINYTGLAKILKKYDKRTGRLLRLPFIEKVLGQPFFATELISRLVRECEATMEAVFEASRGHAGASAGTAPVAAVAAADQGIFRNTVAALVTMGELRSGSSTYGHFSLPPMAPPESDLLRCGCVQVAAGPVSI, encoded by the exons ATGAAGTTTGGCAAGAGGCTCAAGAAGCAGGTGGAGGAGAGCCTCCCGGAGTGGAGAGACAAGTTCCTGGCGTACAAGCGCCTCAAGAGGCTCGTCCGCCTCGTCTCGGCGTCTGGCTCCTCGCCCCGCCGCCACAGGGGCAGCGCTGCCGAGGCCGCCTTCCTCCGCCTGCTCGACGCCGAGGTCGACCGGTTCAACGCCTTCTTCCTGGAGCGGGAGGAGGACTTCGTCATACGGCACAGG gagctgaaggagatggccAAGAAGGTGGCCGAGGACGCGCTGCGGCGGCGGCCGTTGTCGGCAGCGGAGACGAGGAGTGTGCGCAAGGAGATCGTGGACCTGCACGGGGAGATGGTACTGCTGCTCAACTATAGCGCCATCAACTACACAG GGCTGGCAAAGATCCTCAAGAAGTACGACAAGCGCACCGGGCGGCTCCTGCGGCTGCCCTTCATCGAGAAGGTGCTCGGGCAGCCCTTCTTCGCCACGGAGCTCATCTCCAGGCTCGTCCGCGAGTGCGAGGCCACCATGGAGGCCGTGTTCGAGGCCAGCAGAGGCCACGCCGGCGCGTCGGCAGGGACGGCCCCCGTGGCCGCAGTAGCAGCCGCCGATCAGGGCATCTTCCGGAACACCGTGGCCGCGCTGGTGACCATGGGCGAGCTCCGTAGCGGGAGCTCCACGTACGGCCACTTCTCGCTGCCACCGATGGCCCCACCGGAGTCCGACCTCCTGCGGTGCGGGTGCGTCCAGGTCGCCGCCGGTCCAGTGTCCATCTGA
- the LOC136537834 gene encoding SPX domain-containing protein 3 isoform X1 — MKFGKRLKKQVEESLPEWRDKFLAYKRLKRLVRLVSASGSSPRRHRGSAAEAAFLRLLDAEVDRFNAFFLEREEDFVIRHRARSTFSFCLHSDPPSIRVRGVNASAHRCECDVRLRDLIVACAAQELKEMAKKVAEDALRRRPLSAAETRSVRKEIVDLHGEMVLLLNYSAINYTGLAKILKKYDKRTGRLLRLPFIEKVLGQPFFATELISRLVRECEATMEAVFEASRGHAGASAGTAPVAAVAAADQGIFRNTVAALVTMGELRSGSSTYGHFSLPPMAPPESDLLRCGCVQVAAGPVSI, encoded by the exons ATGAAGTTTGGCAAGAGGCTCAAGAAGCAGGTGGAGGAGAGCCTCCCGGAGTGGAGAGACAAGTTCCTGGCGTACAAGCGCCTCAAGAGGCTCGTCCGCCTCGTCTCGGCGTCTGGCTCCTCGCCCCGCCGCCACAGGGGCAGCGCTGCCGAGGCCGCCTTCCTCCGCCTGCTCGACGCCGAGGTCGACCGGTTCAACGCCTTCTTCCTGGAGCGGGAGGAGGACTTCGTCATACGGCACAGGGCACGTTCGACCTTCTCCTTCTGCCTGCACTCCGATCCCCCCTCCATACGCGTGCGTGGTGTCAATGCGAGTGCGCACCGGTGTGAGTGTGACGTACGATTGCGCGACTTGATCGTCGCCTGTGCTGCGcaggagctgaaggagatggccAAGAAGGTGGCCGAGGACGCGCTGCGGCGGCGGCCGTTGTCGGCAGCGGAGACGAGGAGTGTGCGCAAGGAGATCGTGGACCTGCACGGGGAGATGGTACTGCTGCTCAACTATAGCGCCATCAACTACACAG GGCTGGCAAAGATCCTCAAGAAGTACGACAAGCGCACCGGGCGGCTCCTGCGGCTGCCCTTCATCGAGAAGGTGCTCGGGCAGCCCTTCTTCGCCACGGAGCTCATCTCCAGGCTCGTCCGCGAGTGCGAGGCCACCATGGAGGCCGTGTTCGAGGCCAGCAGAGGCCACGCCGGCGCGTCGGCAGGGACGGCCCCCGTGGCCGCAGTAGCAGCCGCCGATCAGGGCATCTTCCGGAACACCGTGGCCGCGCTGGTGACCATGGGCGAGCTCCGTAGCGGGAGCTCCACGTACGGCCACTTCTCGCTGCCACCGATGGCCCCACCGGAGTCCGACCTCCTGCGGTGCGGGTGCGTCCAGGTCGCCGCCGGTCCAGTGTCCATCTGA